The following proteins are co-located in the Sporolactobacillus pectinivorans genome:
- a CDS encoding SbcC/MukB-like Walker B domain-containing protein: MKPIELTVQGLNSFRETQHIDFEQLCADGIFGIFGPTGSGKSTILDAITLALYGTVERAANNTQGILNQLEDQLSVGFTFELVGQTIDRYRAERSYKRTKDGGLRMSSCRLLKLSGDKEVLADKEKDVTRKIRDILGLTHDDFTRAVVLPQGKFSEFLTLKGNERRKMLQRLFHLEKYGDELMAKLKLHFESACHKLEVISEKETLLGDASQEAVERLSEHSRLLNAEYSKTSAELESSGHERDQIRQIWTLQEEKNAKLKEQSELQKKQQEFEMKKNLLKMNDEAEKIIPYLENLIAAENEVHEADSEFSHADLVFSGSKNAEEKEKKAYTAAKQKREVEEPLLSARRQNYVQGMGIKRQLDAGQKEKRAATVKLSELEKKLQSGDVRINSSQKKKEELDRSMENLEKRLSEIDVPSSRRAMIQRARDAGKAIDALDDRLKEKRAEWTSVQKKMLESQQALEQVHKQQKAANEKAGRWFLQCQRIYNHAADTKQMIRLLLEFVKKKQEEYELERDRAYRLNLSLNLASELKDGDPCPVCGAVHHPHPPAVDKQSDQKSLEKKVKYYRQTEESLIRFQQENHACAIQLEEHSKKFSTVFSNIPEMSNLSDASKEFLEAGDFTEWESRGIQEVLRAIDLAVREEKQDIIASGETLENELEQAGKVGQNRISIESNLRIYSETQLRIEREAINQKNELEDLRAKWSEEFPKQEDIQNTYQIIQNDDREAESIRKTMTEFRTSRANLERRLAHDQDEHAAIEGRRNEIKGKLENIVLSLADRTRELSELHLSVDEQIGERIAELDSMLKDLKENQENHDQKWQLALTEFNETDKRRSSTSVRLERARFTLNNAEKKWDERKNNSNFLSRQAVFDAHMTDEERRDTDTEIQSYEKDKVQIASDLRTLLEKLSGKSVTADQMAKVENRYLELKESVRQLSEKRGAASKVLEDIKKRHALFNKLESERKAARTEADQFEKLLRVFRGNAFVEFVAEEQLQQVCIAASKRLGDLTHGRYTLETDDAGGFIIRDNGNGGIRRPVSSLSGGETFLTSLALALSLSEQIQLRGNVPLQFFFLDEGFGTLDPDLLDTVVTALEKLHMRKLSIGIISHVPEMRERLPRRLIVEPANPSERGSRVRMEVL, translated from the coding sequence AACAATCGACAGATATCGCGCCGAACGTTCCTATAAACGTACGAAGGATGGCGGTCTGAGAATGAGCAGCTGCCGTTTGCTGAAGCTCAGCGGCGACAAGGAAGTGCTCGCAGACAAGGAAAAAGATGTCACCCGCAAGATCCGTGACATCCTTGGCTTGACCCATGATGACTTTACCCGCGCGGTTGTTCTCCCGCAAGGCAAATTTTCTGAGTTTCTGACTTTAAAAGGCAATGAACGCCGTAAAATGCTGCAGCGCCTGTTTCATTTGGAAAAGTACGGCGATGAGCTTATGGCCAAGCTTAAATTGCATTTTGAATCGGCATGCCATAAGCTTGAAGTCATTTCGGAAAAGGAAACGCTGCTTGGCGATGCGTCTCAGGAGGCGGTTGAGCGACTGAGTGAACACTCACGCCTTCTTAACGCGGAATACAGCAAGACAAGCGCTGAATTAGAAAGTTCAGGGCACGAACGGGATCAAATCCGACAGATATGGACGCTGCAAGAGGAGAAAAACGCTAAGCTCAAAGAGCAAAGTGAACTGCAAAAGAAACAGCAGGAATTTGAAATGAAGAAAAATCTTCTGAAAATGAATGATGAAGCTGAGAAAATCATTCCCTATCTTGAAAATCTGATTGCGGCTGAAAATGAAGTTCATGAAGCAGACAGCGAATTCAGCCATGCCGATTTGGTTTTCTCTGGATCCAAGAACGCTGAAGAGAAAGAGAAGAAAGCATATACTGCCGCAAAACAGAAAAGAGAAGTGGAAGAACCGCTTCTTTCTGCCCGGAGACAAAACTATGTCCAGGGAATGGGGATTAAGCGGCAGCTTGACGCCGGACAAAAGGAGAAACGAGCGGCAACGGTCAAGCTCTCAGAACTGGAGAAGAAGCTCCAATCGGGCGATGTAAGGATAAATTCCAGCCAAAAAAAGAAAGAGGAACTCGACCGATCTATGGAAAATCTTGAAAAACGCCTTTCAGAAATTGACGTGCCAAGCAGCCGCAGAGCAATGATTCAGCGCGCACGTGATGCCGGGAAAGCGATCGATGCACTGGATGACCGTTTGAAAGAAAAACGTGCCGAATGGACGAGTGTCCAAAAAAAAATGCTGGAAAGCCAGCAGGCGCTGGAACAGGTTCATAAACAGCAAAAGGCAGCCAATGAAAAAGCGGGCCGATGGTTTCTTCAATGCCAGCGCATTTATAATCATGCGGCAGACACAAAGCAGATGATTCGCCTGCTGCTTGAATTTGTCAAAAAGAAACAAGAAGAATACGAGCTTGAGAGAGACCGGGCGTATCGGCTCAATCTGTCGCTGAATCTTGCTTCCGAACTGAAAGATGGGGACCCGTGCCCGGTCTGCGGCGCAGTTCATCACCCGCATCCGCCAGCAGTGGACAAACAGTCAGATCAGAAAAGCCTGGAGAAAAAAGTCAAATATTATCGGCAAACAGAGGAGTCATTGATCCGTTTTCAGCAAGAGAACCACGCTTGCGCTATTCAACTGGAGGAACATTCAAAGAAATTTTCCACTGTTTTTTCAAACATTCCGGAAATGTCTAATCTTTCAGATGCATCAAAAGAATTTTTGGAGGCTGGTGATTTCACAGAATGGGAGAGCCGCGGGATTCAGGAGGTGCTTAGAGCAATAGACCTGGCTGTCAGAGAAGAGAAGCAGGATATCATTGCATCAGGGGAAACGCTGGAAAACGAGCTGGAACAGGCGGGCAAGGTCGGACAGAATCGCATTTCTATTGAATCGAATCTGAGAATTTACAGTGAAACGCAGCTCAGGATTGAGCGGGAAGCAATCAATCAGAAAAATGAGCTGGAAGATTTACGGGCTAAGTGGTCGGAAGAATTTCCAAAACAGGAAGACATACAGAATACATATCAGATCATCCAGAATGACGACCGGGAAGCTGAATCAATCAGGAAAACGATGACTGAGTTCAGGACTTCCCGGGCGAACTTGGAACGCCGGCTGGCGCACGATCAGGATGAGCACGCGGCAATTGAGGGCAGACGGAATGAAATCAAGGGAAAATTGGAAAACATTGTGCTGTCGTTGGCGGACCGGACACGCGAGCTGTCAGAGCTTCATTTGTCGGTAGACGAACAGATCGGGGAACGGATCGCGGAACTGGACAGCATGCTGAAAGATTTGAAGGAAAATCAGGAAAATCACGATCAAAAATGGCAACTGGCTCTGACTGAATTCAACGAGACGGATAAACGGAGAAGCAGCACTTCAGTCCGACTTGAAAGAGCAAGGTTTACCCTCAATAATGCAGAGAAAAAGTGGGATGAGAGGAAAAACAACTCAAATTTTCTGTCGAGACAAGCTGTCTTTGATGCACATATGACGGATGAAGAGCGCCGGGATACTGATACCGAGATTCAATCTTACGAAAAAGATAAGGTACAGATTGCCTCCGACCTGCGGACACTTTTGGAAAAACTCTCCGGTAAGTCTGTGACAGCCGATCAAATGGCGAAGGTCGAAAATCGTTATTTGGAGTTGAAAGAATCTGTCCGGCAGCTGAGTGAAAAACGCGGAGCCGCCTCAAAAGTGCTGGAGGATATTAAAAAACGCCATGCACTTTTTAATAAACTGGAATCCGAGCGAAAAGCAGCCCGGACAGAAGCAGACCAGTTTGAGAAACTTCTACGTGTATTCCGGGGAAATGCATTTGTGGAATTCGTTGCGGAGGAACAGCTGCAGCAAGTATGTATTGCCGCTTCAAAGCGCCTCGGCGACTTGACACACGGTCGCTATACTTTGGAAACAGACGATGCGGGTGGTTTTATTATTCGCGATAACGGCAACGGAGGAATCAGGCGCCCTGTTTCTTCACTTTCCGGCGGTGAGACCTTCCTGACATCTCTGGCCCTTGCCCTGTCGCTCTCTGAGCAGATTCAGCTTCGAGGCAATGTACCCCTGCAGTTTTTCTTTCTTGATGAAGGGTTTGGGACATTGGATCCCGATTTGCTTGATACGGTTGTAACAGCACTTGAAAAACTGCACATGCGCAAACTTTCCATCGGAATAATCAGCCATGTTCCTGAGATGAGGGAGCGCTTGCCGCGCAGGCTGATCGTTGAACCCGCCAATCCTTCTGAAAGAGGAAGTCGTGTCCGGATGGAAGTTTTGTGA
- a CDS encoding YitT family protein has translation MSVYQEIKVLTIVVIGAVLNAAALNLFLIPAKVLSSGVTGIAQLISALLEPSSFHISTGILLLLMNIPVAWAGWIKVGHRFTLYSLISVVLTTFFMMLIPVRPLTSDILLNAVFGGVLQATGVGLTLKFGASTGGMDIVAMILSRAKDRPIGGYMFALNAVIILSAGFFFGWRRALYTLLQLYVSIRVIDAIHTRYVKLTAWIVTNKAKEVQQAIYAQLSRGITKLPAKGGFTNKDKEVLMIVITRYELYELKHVITETDPEAFTNVVETTAVFGLFRKESRS, from the coding sequence ATGTCCGTCTATCAGGAAATTAAAGTGCTAACTATTGTTGTGATCGGTGCTGTGCTCAATGCGGCAGCGCTCAACTTGTTTTTGATTCCCGCTAAAGTTCTGTCCAGCGGCGTGACCGGTATTGCACAGCTTATTTCTGCATTGCTTGAGCCCTCGTCGTTTCACATCAGCACCGGCATTCTGCTTCTTCTGATGAATATACCGGTTGCCTGGGCAGGATGGATCAAAGTCGGGCACCGATTCACGCTTTATAGCCTGATCAGTGTCGTGCTGACCACATTTTTCATGATGCTGATCCCCGTGCGTCCGCTGACGAGCGATATTCTTCTCAATGCAGTGTTTGGCGGTGTTCTTCAGGCGACCGGCGTCGGGCTGACACTGAAATTTGGCGCATCGACCGGCGGCATGGATATAGTTGCTATGATTTTATCGCGTGCAAAGGACCGGCCGATCGGCGGATACATGTTTGCGCTTAATGCCGTCATCATCTTGTCGGCCGGCTTTTTCTTTGGCTGGCGGCGCGCCCTTTATACACTTCTTCAGCTTTATGTCAGCATCCGGGTCATTGACGCGATTCACACAAGATACGTCAAGCTGACCGCTTGGATCGTGACGAACAAAGCAAAAGAGGTGCAGCAAGCCATCTACGCCCAACTCAGCCGCGGAATCACCAAGCTTCCCGCAAAGGGCGGATTTACCAATAAAGATAAAGAAGTACTGATGATTGTGATCACCCGCTATGAACTTTATGAGCTGAAACATGTCATTACCGAAACGGATCCTGAGGCATTCACAAATGTGGTGGAAACCACTGCGGTATTCGGTCTGTTCAGGAAAGAGTCACGATCCTGA
- a CDS encoding lysozyme family protein, which yields MKKLVVLIGSLLAFVGFSYLVLFIISSMYSPQADHVPFLNDHRVISQEIEQYRPIFKKYAEVNGIRNDTDLLMAIAMQETRGRLTDIMQSSESQGLPRNSIHSPQQSIEAGARYFSKTLKKSEGNIALALQSYNFGAGFSDYVSQHGGKFTPQLAQQYSKLKAKELGWKSYGDPDYVAHVMRYYENEKLKEAWAKKQN from the coding sequence ATGAAAAAATTGGTCGTTCTCATCGGGTCTCTGCTTGCCTTCGTTGGTTTTTCTTATTTGGTCCTCTTTATTATTTCCAGTATGTACAGCCCTCAGGCGGATCACGTGCCCTTTCTCAATGATCATCGGGTCATCAGCCAGGAAATTGAGCAATACCGTCCGATTTTCAAAAAATATGCTGAGGTGAACGGGATAAGAAACGACACCGACCTCCTTATGGCCATCGCCATGCAGGAAACAAGGGGTAGATTGACTGATATTATGCAGTCTTCAGAGAGCCAGGGCCTTCCGAGAAATTCGATTCACAGTCCGCAGCAGAGCATCGAAGCCGGAGCCCGATACTTCAGTAAAACGCTGAAAAAATCTGAAGGAAACATCGCCCTCGCCCTGCAGAGCTATAATTTTGGCGCCGGGTTTTCCGATTATGTGTCGCAGCATGGAGGGAAATTTACGCCGCAGCTCGCTCAGCAATATTCCAAGTTAAAAGCGAAGGAACTAGGCTGGAAAAGCTACGGCGATCCGGACTATGTTGCGCACGTCATGCGCTACTATGAAAACGAAAAATTAAAAGAGGCGTGGGCCAAAAAGCAGAACTAG
- the asnB gene encoding asparagine synthase (glutamine-hydrolyzing): MCGITGWIDWRKNLRDEEKTIEKMARTMEHRGPDDLNTWVSDRAAFGHARLVVVDPEGGRQPMKKTVREHDYVLVYNGELYNTEEIRADLLKAGYTFSGHSDTEVLLTAYIEWKEECLTHFNGIFAFAVWDQREEKLFAARDRLGVKPFFYSEEGGRLLFGSELKAILAHPDVKASIDREGLSEVFGLGPSKTPGHGIYRGIKDLRPAHAFVYTKDGLKTWRYWNVKSAVHTDSLPDTVAHIRYLLKDAVERQLYADVPVTTFLSGGLDSSGISAIASEYFKKEGRPPLHTYSIDYKGNDQYFHTSKFQPNSDAPFIREVSEYLGTVHHNLVIDNGQLVDYLKKAIAVRDMPGYADVDSSLLWFCEGIREEYTVALSGECADEIFGGYPWFHSPETSAKEGFPWMRSTEARQELLNDKWGSRLNLKEYALARFNETVAETPRLESESAIDAKRRELFYLNMNWFMTALLDRKDRMSMGASLEVRVPFADHRIVQYLWNVPWEMKMLGGREKGILRAALEGYLPYDVLYRKKSPYPKTYHPKYTAAVSSWLQQVIDKSDSPLLEFTDKAKIQSIIDTQGASFKVPWFGQLMSGPQLIAHLAMINEWLESYNVDIVEN; this comes from the coding sequence ATGTGCGGAATCACAGGATGGATTGATTGGCGCAAGAATCTGCGGGACGAAGAGAAGACGATTGAAAAAATGGCACGGACAATGGAACATCGCGGTCCGGACGATTTAAATACCTGGGTTTCGGATCGGGCGGCGTTTGGTCATGCCCGTCTCGTTGTTGTGGATCCCGAAGGCGGCCGCCAGCCGATGAAGAAAACAGTACGGGAACATGATTATGTTCTCGTCTATAATGGGGAACTTTATAATACTGAAGAAATACGCGCGGATCTGTTGAAAGCCGGCTACACTTTCAGTGGGCATTCGGATACGGAAGTGCTGCTGACTGCCTATATTGAGTGGAAAGAAGAATGCCTCACGCATTTCAACGGCATTTTCGCGTTTGCGGTCTGGGATCAGCGGGAAGAGAAGCTTTTTGCCGCACGTGACCGGTTGGGCGTTAAACCGTTTTTTTACAGCGAAGAGGGGGGACGGCTGCTGTTCGGATCGGAACTCAAAGCGATCCTTGCTCATCCTGATGTGAAAGCCTCCATCGATCGGGAAGGACTTTCCGAAGTCTTCGGACTGGGTCCCTCAAAAACCCCGGGACATGGAATCTATCGTGGCATTAAAGATCTCAGGCCTGCCCACGCTTTCGTTTATACAAAAGACGGCTTGAAAACCTGGCGCTACTGGAATGTGAAAAGCGCGGTTCATACAGACAGTCTGCCGGATACAGTCGCCCATATCCGTTATCTTCTGAAAGATGCGGTGGAACGCCAGCTCTACGCGGATGTTCCGGTAACCACATTCCTCTCCGGAGGGCTTGATTCAAGCGGTATCTCAGCGATTGCTTCAGAATATTTTAAAAAAGAGGGCCGGCCGCCACTTCACACTTATTCCATTGATTACAAGGGCAACGATCAATATTTCCATACAAGCAAATTTCAACCGAACAGCGATGCCCCCTTTATCAGAGAAGTTTCTGAATATCTGGGAACTGTACATCACAATCTCGTGATTGATAACGGCCAGTTGGTAGACTATCTGAAAAAAGCGATTGCCGTGCGTGACATGCCTGGTTATGCCGACGTTGATTCGTCACTGCTTTGGTTCTGCGAAGGAATCCGAGAAGAATATACGGTTGCGCTGTCCGGAGAATGTGCGGATGAGATTTTCGGCGGCTACCCATGGTTTCACAGCCCGGAAACATCGGCAAAAGAGGGTTTTCCGTGGATGCGGTCCACCGAGGCGCGACAGGAGCTGCTCAACGATAAATGGGGAAGCCGCCTGAACCTGAAAGAGTATGCGCTTGCCCGTTTCAATGAGACAGTTGCCGAAACGCCCCGCCTGGAAAGCGAATCGGCGATCGACGCGAAAAGGCGGGAACTGTTCTATCTGAATATGAACTGGTTCATGACTGCGCTGCTGGATCGTAAAGACCGGATGAGCATGGGCGCGAGCCTGGAAGTGCGCGTGCCGTTTGCCGATCACCGGATTGTGCAGTATTTATGGAATGTGCCATGGGAGATGAAAATGCTGGGCGGCCGCGAAAAAGGCATTCTCAGGGCAGCCCTGGAAGGCTATCTACCGTATGATGTACTTTACCGAAAGAAAAGCCCATATCCGAAAACCTATCATCCGAAATACACGGCAGCCGTTTCATCCTGGTTGCAGCAAGTAATTGATAAATCCGATTCTCCACTGCTCGAATTCACAGACAAAGCAAAAATTCAATCGATCATCGATACGCAGGGGGCATCATTCAAAGTGCCATGGTTCGGCCAGCTGATGAGCGGTCCGCAGCTGATCGCCCACCTGGCTATGATCAATGAGTGGCTCGAAAGCTACAATGTGGATATCGTGGAAAATTAA
- a CDS encoding S53 family peptidase codes for MQKFLKYVSSAILSLFLIFASVPAFAASSAAGSNSQLDPISQGTGSAVLDNASYFGDLPDSTPITVDIILKASHEGQLQKFIDQSVTPGSSNYHKYLSVKDFSELYGAPSQTVSDLTAYLKKFNIDSKVYPDNLVVTASGTVGDFNQAFSVNIQKAKYKGKTFHATKKGPKAPRYIAKHVLAILGLSDYSKMTPSAVRQPVEIKPNDGTTGPLNLNPSDLIKQYNVGPLYDKGYTGEGQTIDIVTLADFNPQDAYEFWKEEGIATKPGRIGVKPVDGGSGFDGYDETSLDVEQSGALAPQANINVYVGSNTDPGFVDAFASAINENEASQISVSWGESETIINAAVADKTEDPAYAQVFNQLFEQAASQGISMFASAGDAGSYDATRDAGTYNLAVDNPADSPYITAAGGTTLPWSYVTKTGVNIDITKERAWSWDYLYPYFDSRGLNTPDGWLNYYFVGGGGGFSTVFNTPAYQKGVAGVNSYTAVKQWQPSSDFSSVTRLASPEIVTGSGTGRNLPDVSLNADPYTGYKVYMSDPGQPGTNAGFVTYGGTSVVSPQLAGLTALMNSGQKSPIGFWNDQIYRFAQGSDSPFHPLNTTGTDNDNLFFTGTPGTIYNQSTGLGTIDFTKLDQAFKSR; via the coding sequence GTGCAAAAATTTTTGAAATATGTTTCATCCGCTATTCTGTCATTGTTCTTGATCTTCGCCTCTGTTCCGGCTTTTGCCGCGTCTTCTGCGGCGGGCAGCAACTCACAGCTGGATCCCATCTCTCAGGGAACAGGCAGTGCTGTTCTTGACAATGCAAGCTATTTTGGCGACCTTCCGGACAGTACACCGATTACAGTTGATATTATTCTGAAAGCAAGTCACGAGGGTCAGCTTCAGAAATTTATTGATCAATCTGTAACGCCAGGCAGCAGCAACTATCACAAGTATTTAAGTGTCAAAGACTTTAGCGAATTATACGGTGCTCCTTCTCAAACAGTCAGCGACCTGACAGCTTATCTTAAGAAATTCAATATTGATTCAAAAGTATATCCCGATAACCTGGTTGTAACGGCAAGCGGTACGGTCGGCGATTTTAACCAAGCATTCAGTGTTAACATCCAGAAGGCAAAATATAAGGGAAAGACGTTCCATGCCACGAAAAAAGGACCGAAAGCCCCTCGTTATATTGCCAAACATGTTCTGGCTATTCTGGGCTTAAGTGATTATTCAAAAATGACCCCGAGTGCGGTCCGCCAGCCCGTTGAGATCAAACCGAATGATGGCACTACCGGCCCGCTAAACCTTAATCCATCCGACCTGATCAAACAGTATAATGTCGGACCGCTTTATGATAAAGGCTATACCGGCGAGGGACAGACAATTGACATTGTCACACTGGCTGATTTTAATCCGCAAGATGCTTACGAATTCTGGAAAGAGGAAGGCATCGCTACGAAACCGGGAAGAATAGGTGTCAAACCCGTGGATGGCGGTTCCGGTTTTGACGGCTATGATGAGACATCACTGGACGTCGAGCAGTCGGGTGCCCTTGCTCCTCAGGCAAACATTAATGTGTATGTCGGTTCCAACACAGATCCGGGTTTTGTTGATGCATTTGCATCGGCGATCAATGAAAACGAAGCTTCGCAAATTTCTGTCAGCTGGGGTGAGAGTGAGACCATTATCAATGCAGCTGTCGCGGATAAAACTGAAGACCCGGCCTATGCCCAAGTTTTCAATCAGCTGTTTGAGCAGGCGGCCTCTCAGGGCATTTCGATGTTTGCTTCTGCCGGCGATGCCGGGTCATATGACGCAACGCGGGATGCAGGCACCTATAATCTGGCTGTCGACAATCCGGCCGACAGTCCTTATATCACTGCCGCCGGTGGGACAACCCTCCCGTGGTCCTATGTAACGAAAACCGGTGTCAACATCGACATCACCAAAGAAAGAGCTTGGAGTTGGGATTACCTTTATCCATATTTTGACTCACGCGGACTGAACACTCCGGACGGCTGGCTGAATTATTACTTTGTCGGAGGCGGCGGCGGTTTCAGTACAGTCTTCAATACTCCGGCTTACCAGAAGGGCGTTGCCGGTGTGAACAGTTACACCGCAGTAAAACAGTGGCAGCCAAGTTCTGACTTCAGCTCCGTCACAAGACTTGCTTCTCCGGAAATCGTCACGGGATCCGGTACAGGCCGCAATCTGCCTGACGTTTCACTAAACGCTGATCCATACACAGGCTACAAAGTTTATATGTCTGATCCAGGCCAGCCTGGTACCAATGCCGGGTTTGTCACCTATGGTGGTACAAGTGTAGTTTCTCCGCAGCTGGCCGGATTGACGGCCCTGATGAACAGCGGTCAGAAATCGCCGATTGGTTTCTGGAATGATCAAATCTATCGCTTTGCACAGGGATCTGATTCTCCGTTCCATCCGTTGAATACGACAGGTACTGATAATGACAACTTGTTCTTCACCGGAACGCCAGGTACGATTTACAACCAGAGCACGGGGCTTGGAACCATTGATTTTACAAAACTGGATCAAGCCTTTAAGAGTAGATGA
- a CDS encoding MATE family efflux transporter, with product MKNKSDFYQEQTLLNITWPIFIETSLHISMGIIATLMLGRYSDSAAAGVGVANQIINLFILVFNISSIGATILIGQNLGAKKLKHAEKIAHSVFFMNFWFGLIVSFIVFFFGRHFLILFNIHGQIFQDGLLFIRICGASLFLESLSQALSAIMRSHGFTKDAMIVTVIMDIISVAGNIIATNGLFDLPVTGVAGVSWSMFLARAFAVSALLLFIWRRLRLKFSLKDLYRVHGKDIRDLLSIGIPSAGEGLSYQLSQLIITAIVVMIGTAALTARVYILNITMLCFLFTVAIAQGTQLLIARYIGGQKWNRAYDRGMRTVKIATCVSSLAALAIAFFGAHILGLFTSDSAILAVGLPTLWVNVLSEPGRAINIVLMGSLKSAGDVRFPVIIGVVSMWTIAAGLSYLFGVYFGLGLIGVWMAQGADEWFRALFALVRWHSRPWEHFHGFQIQD from the coding sequence TTGAAAAATAAGTCTGATTTTTATCAGGAACAAACTCTGTTGAACATCACTTGGCCTATTTTTATTGAAACCAGTCTTCATATTTCAATGGGCATCATCGCGACTTTAATGCTTGGCCGCTACTCAGATTCCGCAGCCGCGGGAGTCGGGGTTGCCAATCAAATTATTAATCTGTTTATTCTCGTTTTCAATATCTCATCGATTGGTGCAACCATCCTGATTGGCCAGAACCTCGGTGCAAAAAAATTGAAACACGCGGAAAAAATTGCCCATTCAGTTTTTTTTATGAATTTCTGGTTTGGGCTTATAGTGTCGTTCATTGTCTTCTTTTTCGGGCGTCATTTTCTGATCCTATTCAATATTCATGGACAAATCTTTCAAGACGGCCTTTTGTTTATCCGGATTTGCGGTGCATCATTGTTTCTTGAATCTCTGTCCCAGGCACTGAGCGCCATTATGCGCAGCCACGGGTTTACGAAAGACGCCATGATTGTAACCGTTATCATGGATATAATCAGTGTGGCCGGAAATATAATTGCAACAAATGGATTATTTGACCTCCCGGTAACCGGTGTTGCCGGTGTCTCCTGGTCTATGTTTCTAGCAAGAGCTTTTGCAGTTTCAGCCTTACTGCTTTTTATTTGGAGAAGACTCCGGTTAAAGTTCAGCCTAAAGGATCTCTACCGTGTTCACGGAAAAGATATCCGCGATCTGCTGTCGATCGGCATTCCTTCAGCAGGAGAAGGACTTTCTTATCAGCTGTCACAATTGATCATCACAGCAATCGTCGTGATGATCGGTACAGCTGCTCTGACCGCACGTGTCTATATTTTGAATATCACGATGCTCTGTTTTCTGTTCACCGTAGCCATTGCTCAAGGAACACAGCTTTTAATCGCGCGCTACATCGGCGGGCAGAAATGGAATCGGGCGTATGACCGCGGTATGAGAACGGTCAAGATCGCCACATGCGTGTCCTCGCTGGCTGCGCTGGCCATCGCCTTCTTCGGTGCCCATATTTTAGGCCTGTTTACTTCCGACTCCGCGATATTGGCAGTTGGTCTTCCGACACTCTGGGTCAATGTTCTTTCCGAGCCAGGAAGAGCGATTAATATTGTTCTGATGGGATCTCTGAAATCGGCCGGCGATGTCCGCTTTCCTGTGATTATCGGTGTCGTCTCCATGTGGACGATTGCTGCAGGACTAAGCTACTTATTCGGGGTCTATTTCGGTCTTGGTCTGATCGGCGTCTGGATGGCCCAGGGTGCAGATGAATGGTTTCGAGCACTTTTCGCCTTGGTACGCTGGCATTCCAGACCTTGGGAACACTTTCACGGTTTTCAGATTCAAGATTAG
- a CDS encoding LacI family DNA-binding transcriptional regulator: protein MATLSDVAKKAVVSKMTVSRVINHPEKVSEELKNLVYSAMKELNYVPNFAARALVQNRTQVIKLLILEEMDTTEPYYMNLLSGIAIELDKHHYALQLVTRNSRNVGDCDGVIVTGMRESDYEHIIDKLGQPVVLFGQNTRGYDFVDVDNEKGMRLTTQHVINLGLKKILFFGIDLNEPFMHTRVKGYEKTMYDHHLQPHLFFMKNSSHAAQKETINQLADDPGKIAIVCGSDRLAVGVVRAAQSLGLRVPDDVAVTGFDGVFLDRISNPKLTTVRQPVIEMGQECVRMLLKKIDLDGGRLGSHIFQPELIVRESTRR, encoded by the coding sequence ATGGCTACGCTTTCAGATGTTGCTAAAAAAGCGGTTGTCTCAAAAATGACTGTCTCCCGAGTGATTAATCATCCGGAAAAAGTTTCTGAGGAATTAAAAAATCTTGTCTATTCAGCAATGAAAGAACTGAACTATGTGCCGAATTTTGCAGCCCGCGCACTCGTGCAGAACAGGACGCAGGTAATCAAACTGCTTATTCTTGAGGAAATGGATACAACCGAACCCTATTATATGAATCTGTTATCCGGGATTGCTATAGAGCTGGATAAACATCATTATGCCCTGCAACTTGTGACCAGAAATTCACGCAATGTTGGTGATTGCGACGGAGTGATTGTGACCGGCATGCGTGAAAGTGATTATGAGCATATCATCGACAAGCTGGGGCAGCCGGTTGTTTTGTTTGGACAGAACACCAGAGGGTACGATTTTGTTGATGTCGATAATGAAAAGGGGATGCGGCTGACGACGCAGCATGTCATTAATCTTGGGCTGAAAAAAATCCTCTTTTTTGGCATCGATCTCAATGAGCCTTTTATGCATACAAGAGTTAAAGGTTATGAAAAAACGATGTACGATCATCATCTGCAGCCGCATCTTTTCTTTATGAAGAACAGTTCACATGCGGCGCAAAAAGAAACGATCAATCAATTGGCGGATGATCCCGGCAAAATAGCAATCGTTTGTGGCTCCGACAGGCTGGCAGTGGGCGTTGTACGCGCAGCACAGTCGCTTGGCCTTCGTGTTCCGGATGATGTTGCCGTAACAGGATTTGACGGTGTATTTCTTGACCGGATTTCCAATCCAAAACTGACGACAGTTCGGCAGCCCGTCATTGAAATGGGACAGGAATGCGTCAGAATGCTGCTGAAAAAAATTGATTTAGATGGCGGAAGGCTGGGCAGCCATATTTTTCAACCTGAATTGATTGTTCGTGAATCAACGCGACGGTAA